CCCAGCAGCTGACGCCGCAGGCGGGCCCGCGGCCCGAGCTGCCCGGCGAACTGCCCCGCAGCCCGCAGGGCCAGCAGCCCGGGCAGTCGCAGACGCCGGTGCCGCCGCCGGAGGGGTGCAAGGACTTCAACCCGGCCGTGGTCGCGACGTGCCTCGAACCGGTGTCCGGGGTGGCGCTGGTGGACGTGAACCAGTCCACCGGCGTGGTGACCGCGCTGGCCACCGAGCGGACCACCGGCAGGCTGCTGCGGGTGACCAAGGACGTCGACCCGGTCGTGGTGGCCGGGTTCGAGGTCGACGCGACCTCGGACGGCGGGCTGACCGGGTTGACGCTGTCGCCCACCTACGCCGAGGACCAGTTGGTCTACGCCTACGTGACCACGGCGACGGACAACCGGGTGATGCGCGTCGCGCCCGGCGACGTGCCGAAACCGGTGCTGACGGGCATCCCGAAGGGGCCGTCGGGCAACCGGGGCGTGCTCGCCTACGACGCCACCGGCGCGCTGCTGGTGGCCACCGGCGACGCGGGGAACCCGGCGCTGGCCGCCGACCCGAACTCGCTGGCCGGGAAGGTGCTGCGGATCGACGGGACCGGCCAGCCGGCGCGCGGCAACCCGACGGCGGGGTCGCGGGTGCTGGCGAGCGGGCTGCGGTCGCCGGGCGGGCTGTGCGTGTCGGGCGACGGGTCGAAGACCTGGGTGACCGACGCCGGCGCGTCGGCCGACGTGCTGTACCGGGTCGAGGCGGGCAAGCCGCTGGGCGCGCCGGCCTGGTCGTGGCCCGAGCGGCCCGGGATCGCCGGGTGCGCGTCGATGACCGACGTGGTGTGGCTGGCGACCTCGGGGACGCCGGGGACGCTGACGCTGCCGATGGGGCCGGACGGGGCGTTCACCGGCAAGCCCGAGGTGTCGATGGAGGGCGAGGACGGGTTCGGGCGGCTGGGGCCGATGGTGGCGCTGGACGACCAGACGGTGCTGGCCGGGACGGTGAACAAGGCGCCCGGCGGGACGCCGGTGTCGAGCGACGACCGCGTGGTGATCATCGTCCGACCCCCGAACGGCGGCAACGGCGGCCGGGACTGAGGCGCGGCCCGAGCCGCGGCGGGATCGGGTTCGGGGTCCCCGACCTCGCGGCGGCGGTAGCGGGTTCCCCCGGTCGAGCGGGCCCGGGTCAGCCCGAGCCCAGGCACACGAACGGGCGGCGCAGCGGGTCCGCGGCGACCGCGTCCGCCAGCGCCACCGCGGGCGACGCGCCACCGGCGAGGTTGCGGTGGAAGTCCGCCATCGCGGCCGCCGACGGCTGGTCGCCGACCTTGCTGGACGCGGCGATCACCGTGCGGGCGCCGCTGGCCAGCAGCGCACCGGCGAACCCCAGCGGCTCGTCGCCGGGCCGCACCCGGTTGAGCGCCAGCTCGCACGCGGCGAGCACCACCTGGTGCGGCAGCCGGCGCACCCGGCCGACCTCGTGCGCGAACAGGGCCCCGTCCACCAGCTCCAGCCGCGAGAACAGGGCGTTCTCCGGCTCGTGCTCGCCGTGCGCGGCGATGTGCGCGAGCCGGGTGCCGTCCAGGGCCTCCAGCACCGCGCCCACCCGCGCCTCGGTGACGCCGAGCAGCTTGGCGTCGGCGTGGTAGTCGGCCAGCCGCTCGATCTCGCCCTGCGCGGCCAGCAGCCCGGGGCCGCGCACCAGCACCACCCCGTTGGCCGGGTCCCGGTCCTCGCGGGTGGCCGACACCCAGGCGGTGGCCGACGGCGCGGCCGCGGTGGGGCGGTTCGCGCAGGTGGGCAGCACGCCCCACGGCACCACGTGCAGCGCGCCGGTGGGGACGACGACCAGTTCGCGGTCGCCGACCATGGGTGCCAGCGGGCGCAGCAGCACCCGGTCGAGCTTGTCGGCCTGGCGCCGCGCGGAGGTCGAGATCACCTCGGCCAGCGGCGGCGGGAGGTGGTCGGGGGCGAGGGCGTTGAGGTCGGCGTGCAGGCGGCGCGCGCCCTCGGTGGCCTCGGCGGCCGACCCGAGGCGCACCATCCGAACCCGGCCGTCGACCAGCACCACGGCGATCAGCTCGTCGTCGGCGACGGCGTAGCTGACCATCGCCCGGTCGCCCAGCCGGGCCAGCACCTCGTCGGCGTCGACGACCGGTCGGGGCGTGCCCCACGGGCCCGCGCCCCAGCCGAGCTGGTTGGCGGCCCGCCGACTGGCCCGGAGCAGCACCTCCAGCCGGGCCGTGGGCAGGCCGTCCAGCCGGGCGCGCAGCAGGGCCCGGCTCAGCCGCCGCACCTCGGTGATCCGCTCGGCCAGCTCGGCGTCCACACCGGACTCGACCGGGTCGTACCGGTAGAGCTGGGCGCGGGTGCGCTCCAGCCAGGTGAACAGGCGCTTGGCGTCGGTCGCCGAGTCGCCGCCGCGCAGCACCAGCCGCACGGCCAGTTCGCCCAGCTCACGGCCGTGCACGGCGGTGCCGGACACCAGTTCGAGGTCGCCCAGCCGGTCGCGCATCCGGCCCAGTTCGGCCAGCCCGGCCCTGGCCTGCGCCAGGGCGACGCGCCGGTTGCCGCGGGCCAGCGCCAGCTCCGCCCGGCACAGCCGCAGCAGCATCCGGTGGTCGATCGGGGTGGTGCGGCGGGGTTCGGGCACGCCGCGCAGCAGCTCGGCGGCGCGGTCGGCGGCACCGCGGCGGATCTCCAGGCGGGCGGCCAGGACCAGCGCGAACGCGGCCTGGTCGGCCAGCTTGAGCGCGGCCAGCTCCCCGGACAGGGCCACCGCCCGCGCCACCACCGCCGCGGTCGGCCGCCGGGGCGCGCCCAGCGCCCGGGACACGTCCACGCGCAGCGCGATCAGGCCCGCCACCGCGGCCCACGCGGGGCTGCCGCGCCGGGCGAGCTTGCGCTGGGCGGCGCCCGCCGTGCGCTTGGCCAGCACCAGGTCGCCGTCCTGGAGGGCGGCGGCGGCGCGGAGCAGCTCGGCCTCGGCGACGTCCTGCCCGATGCGCTCGCGGCGCAGCTCCGGCAGCACCTCGTCGAGCAGCCGGCCCGCCTCGTCGGCCAGGCCCACGCTGATCATCGCCTCGGCCTGGTCGATGCGCAGGCGCAGCAGCAGGCCGGGTTCGAGCTCCTGGAAGGCGCGGTTGGCCTCGTGGTAGTGGCGCAGGGCGGCCGGCACGTCGCCCGCGCGCTGCACGGCGTTGCCCAGCGCGTGCTTGGCGATGGCCGCGCGCAGCGGCAGGTCGTGGGCGTCGGCGAGGGCGGCCGCCCGGTCGAGGTCGCGGATGGCCCGGTCGCCGCGGTACACCTCGCCGTGCGCGTTGCCCCGGTTGGACAGGGCGAGCACGAGCAGGTCGACGACCTCGGGGTCGGTGCCGCGGGCGACCACGCCCTCCAGCCGGGCGACGACGTCGTCGAGCCGCGCGATGCCCTCCTCCATGCGGCCGACCCGGCACAGCAGGGTGGCGCGGTTGAGGTTGACCCTGGTCCACAGCACGGTCCGCAGGGTCCCGTCGCGCAGGGCGGTCAGCTCGGCGTCCACGCCCGCGAGCAGGGTGAGGCCGTCGTCGACGTTGCCGGTCTCGGCCAGGCAGAACGCGAGCGTGGCCAGCAGGCGGGTGCGGACCTCCAGGCGCTGCTCGGGGTTGATGCCCGGGACGTCGAGGAGGGTGAGGCCGCGGCGCATCTGCCGGATGGCCGAGGGGTAGCGGTTGGCGGTCGCGGCGTCCAGCGCGCTGCGGTGCAGCTCCCGGGCGAGCGCGACGGCCTGTTCGGGGTCCGCGCCGTGCCGCGCCGCGGGACCGGTCCCGCGTCTCCCCGGTCCGGACGAATGCGCAGGCACGCTCATATCAGATCACACACAGCAAGCGGGTGCCGCCGGTCGGGGACCGACGGCACCCGCCTGGGCTGCGGGCTAGTTCGTGGTGGTGGCCGCGGCCGGCTCGTCGGCCGGCTTGTACGGGCCGCCGTTGGTCGTCGGGTCGTCGCCGCCCGCGGGCTTGTACGGGCCGCCCATCGGCTTGACCAGGGGGTCGTCGCCCGGCTCGACGACGACGGGCGGGGTGATCCCGCCCGCGTCGAGCACCACCCCGGTCACGGGCCCGTCGACGACGTCGGTGGGCCCGGCGACGACGTCCGGGGTCCCGGCGTCGACGATCTGGTTCTCGATGTCCTCGATGAGCGCGTCCTCGACCTGGTCGATCTCGGCGACGAGCTTCGGGTCGGTTCCGGGCATGCGTTGTCCCTCCCCTGCAACGGACCCCTGCGGGTCTGTCCTCTGCTGGTGATCACTTCGGCGGCCCCCCGACCGACCGAATGGACTCAAGCCTGACACAGATGGACGCAGCCTTGCGGGGAAATTTCACTATGAGCTACTTCAGAGGTGATCTTGCGCACGCCTGACCAGCACTGGTAGCAATCCAACGGAGGTGTTACCACCCGATCGGAGCAATACGTTAACAGAATGCGATCATGCTGGATCCGCAATAAGGGTGCTCCGCGCGGGCCGGCCGAGCTGGAATCCGGTCGCGACACTCGCGTCGCGACAGTCCCGGGTGTCCGTCCGCCCGGAACGGTCGCCACGCCGCACAACGTGACAGGTGCTCGAAAAAGGGGCGGGACCGCGCGGGTCCCGCCCCCTTCACGCGCTCGTGCTCAGGAGCAGCGCGCGATCACCAGCTCGCGCACGCGCTTGGCGTCCGCCTGGCCCTTGGTCGCCTTCATCACCGCGCCCACGATCGCGCCCGCCGCCGCGACCTTGCCGTCGCGGATCTTCGCGGCCACGTCCGGCTGGGCGGCCAGCGCCTCGTCCACGGCGCGCTCCAGCGCCGAGTCGTCGGAGACGACCTTCAGGCCGCGCGCCTCGACCACGGCCTCCGGCTCGCCCTCGCCGTCGAGCACGCCGTTGACCACCTCGCGGGCCATCTTGTTGGTCAGCTCACCGGAGTTCACCAGCGCCACCACCCGCGCGACCTGCGCCGGGGTGATCGCCAGCCCGGCCAGCTCCACGCCGCGGTTGTTGGCCTGCTGCGGCAGGTAGGACACCCACCACGACCGGGCCTCGGCCGGGGTCGTGCCCGCCTCGACCGTGGCCGCCACCAGGTCCAGCGCGCCGGTGTTGACCAGGTCGCGCAGCTCGGCGTCGGTCAGCTCCCACTCCTGCTGCACGCGCCGGCGCCGCTCCCAGGGCAGCTCCGGCAGCGTCCCGCGCAGCTCCTCCACCCACTCGCGCGACGGCGCGACGGGCACCAGGTCCGGCTCGGGGAAGTACCGGTAGTCCTCGGCGGTCTCCTTGGTGCGACCGGAGGAGGTGCTGCCGGTGGACTCGTCGAAGTGGCGGGTCTCCTGCACGATCCGGCCGCCGCCCGCGAGCACGGCCGCCTGGCGGGTCATCTCGAACCGCACGGCCCGCTCGACGCTGCG
This portion of the Saccharothrix syringae genome encodes:
- a CDS encoding CHAT domain-containing protein, whose protein sequence is MPAHSSGPGRRGTGPAARHGADPEQAVALARELHRSALDAATANRYPSAIRQMRRGLTLLDVPGINPEQRLEVRTRLLATLAFCLAETGNVDDGLTLLAGVDAELTALRDGTLRTVLWTRVNLNRATLLCRVGRMEEGIARLDDVVARLEGVVARGTDPEVVDLLVLALSNRGNAHGEVYRGDRAIRDLDRAAALADAHDLPLRAAIAKHALGNAVQRAGDVPAALRHYHEANRAFQELEPGLLLRLRIDQAEAMISVGLADEAGRLLDEVLPELRRERIGQDVAEAELLRAAAALQDGDLVLAKRTAGAAQRKLARRGSPAWAAVAGLIALRVDVSRALGAPRRPTAAVVARAVALSGELAALKLADQAAFALVLAARLEIRRGAADRAAELLRGVPEPRRTTPIDHRMLLRLCRAELALARGNRRVALAQARAGLAELGRMRDRLGDLELVSGTAVHGRELGELAVRLVLRGGDSATDAKRLFTWLERTRAQLYRYDPVESGVDAELAERITEVRRLSRALLRARLDGLPTARLEVLLRASRRAANQLGWGAGPWGTPRPVVDADEVLARLGDRAMVSYAVADDELIAVVLVDGRVRMVRLGSAAEATEGARRLHADLNALAPDHLPPPLAEVISTSARRQADKLDRVLLRPLAPMVGDRELVVVPTGALHVVPWGVLPTCANRPTAAAPSATAWVSATREDRDPANGVVLVRGPGLLAAQGEIERLADYHADAKLLGVTEARVGAVLEALDGTRLAHIAAHGEHEPENALFSRLELVDGALFAHEVGRVRRLPHQVVLAACELALNRVRPGDEPLGFAGALLASGARTVIAASSKVGDQPSAAAMADFHRNLAGGASPAVALADAVAADPLRRPFVCLGSG
- the gatB gene encoding Asp-tRNA(Asn)/Glu-tRNA(Gln) amidotransferase subunit GatB, coding for MTSVDELMDYAEVVERFDPVLGLEVHVELHTNTKMFCGCANLFGGEPNTHVCPTCLGLPGSLPVVNGKAVESAIRIGLALNCEIAQWCRFARKNYFYPDMPKNFQTSQYDEPIAFNGWLDVALDDGEVVRVEIERAHMEEDTGKSLHVGGATGRIHGAEHSLLDYNRAGVPLIEIVTKPITGTGARAPEVARAYVTALRDLLKALDVSDVRMDQGSLRCDANVSLMARGATEFGTRTETKNVNSLRSVERAVRFEMTRQAAVLAGGGRIVQETRHFDESTGSTSSGRTKETAEDYRYFPEPDLVPVAPSREWVEELRGTLPELPWERRRRVQQEWELTDAELRDLVNTGALDLVAATVEAGTTPAEARSWWVSYLPQQANNRGVELAGLAITPAQVARVVALVNSGELTNKMAREVVNGVLDGEGEPEAVVEARGLKVVSDDSALERAVDEALAAQPDVAAKIRDGKVAAAGAIVGAVMKATKGQADAKRVRELVIARCS
- a CDS encoding PQQ-dependent sugar dehydrogenase, with the translated sequence MSRLRGVLIGSALGLLAAGCASFPDQPAPAEWSAAQQLTPQAGPRPELPGELPRSPQGQQPGQSQTPVPPPEGCKDFNPAVVATCLEPVSGVALVDVNQSTGVVTALATERTTGRLLRVTKDVDPVVVAGFEVDATSDGGLTGLTLSPTYAEDQLVYAYVTTATDNRVMRVAPGDVPKPVLTGIPKGPSGNRGVLAYDATGALLVATGDAGNPALAADPNSLAGKVLRIDGTGQPARGNPTAGSRVLASGLRSPGGLCVSGDGSKTWVTDAGASADVLYRVEAGKPLGAPAWSWPERPGIAGCASMTDVVWLATSGTPGTLTLPMGPDGAFTGKPEVSMEGEDGFGRLGPMVALDDQTVLAGTVNKAPGGTPVSSDDRVVIIVRPPNGGNGGRD